Proteins from one Juglans microcarpa x Juglans regia isolate MS1-56 chromosome 6S, Jm3101_v1.0, whole genome shotgun sequence genomic window:
- the LOC121237100 gene encoding uncharacterized protein At4g17910 isoform X1 encodes MDSLPNSLNSSKRLKEEFVSNLTGSSILEVAAVLTNVSILILLRHSISSDRLIKDISLKRSDDENLSSKDWRAYITTLAADFLVIVLPTILFLTVLSDWTYIWTISMMTLLFFIWAAKGSCSHSPPFEPGVHSLKSMLSSYRFSVMIGTCLCIMAVDFRIFPRKYAKTETYGTSLMDLGVGSFVLVNSLVSRQARSVSSMSWKTAFQSTSPLIILGLVRLVSTASVDYQVHVSEYGVHWNFFFTLAAVSILTSIINVPPSYSGILGSLVLVGYQICLIYGLNLYLLSDKRGTNIISQNKEGIFSIFGYWGMYLLGVQLGNYLFFGNHSSAMLRSNNWARIRVWILMLLFWTTTVLLDRYVEGVSRRTCNLPYVTMVLALNLQVLSVLTLSDYIPGSKTSILEQAFNRNLLGSFLLANVLTGLVNLSVDTLSASSVAALFILVLYASVLTVVVGIADFCCIRLKFW; translated from the exons ATGGATTCCCTCCCGAACTCCTTAAATTCCAGCAAACGCCTCAAAGAAga attcGTGAGCAATTTGACTGGATCTTCCATTCTCGAAGTCGCTGCGGTTCTAACAAATGTTTCT ATTCTGATTCTTCTGCGCCATTCTATTTCCTCCGATCGCCTTATTAAAG ACATATCATTGAAGAGAAGTGATGATGAAAATCTTAGTTCTAAGGACTGGAGGGCTTACATAACTACACTGGCCGCTGATTTTCTTGTCATTGTGCTCCCCACTATCTTATTTTTGACT GTTCTATCTGATTGGACATATATATGGACAATTTCGATGATGACGCTACTGTTTTTTATTTGGGCTGCCAAAGG ATCTTGTTCTCATTCTCCTCCTTTTGAGCCAGGGGTTCATTCTCTTAAGTCAATGCTTTCATCATACAGATTTTCTGTG ATGATTGGAACGTGCTTATGTATCATGGCTGTTGACTTCAGAATATTTCCTAGAAAGTATGCTAAGACGGAGACTTACGGTACTAGTTTG ATGGATCTCGGTGTTGGCTCTTTTGTACTGGTAAATTCATTAGTTTCACGACAAGCAAGGAGTGTCTCGTCTAT GAGTTGGAAGACTGCATTTCAATCTACTAGCCCATTAATCATTCTAGGACTTGTTCGTCTTGTTTCTACTGCCAGTGTGGACTATcag GTTCATGTGAGCGAATATGGTGTGCActggaatttcttttttacactGGCTGCTGTATCCATCCTTACATCCATCATCAATGTTCCCCCATCATATTCTGGAATTCTAGGTTCTTTAGTTCTAGTAG GGTACCAAATTTGCTTGATCTATGGGTTGAATTTGTATCTGCTCTCTGACAAGAGAGGAACAAATATTATCAGCCAAAACAAGGAGGGGATTTTCAGCATATTTG GATATTGGGGAATGTACCTTCTTGGAGTCCAGTTGGGTAACTATCTATTTTTTGGAAACCATTCATCTGCTATGTTGAGAAGCAATAATTGGGCAAGGATAAGAGTCTGGATTCTTATGCTTCTGTTTTG GACAACAACTGTGCTTCTTGACAGATACGTTGAAGGAGTTTCCCGCAGAACG TGCAACCTACCGTATGTTACTATGGTATTGGCTTTAAACCTACAG GTGCTTTCCGTACTAACACTTTCTGATTACATTCCTGGAAGTAAAACCTCTATACTTGAACAAGCGTTTAACCGGAACTTACTCGGTTCCTTTCTTCTG GCTAACGTGCTCACTGGGCTTGTGAACTTGTCTGTGGATACCCTGTCAGCATCATCAGTCGCAGccctttttattttggttttgtatGCTTCCGTTTTAACAGTTGTCGTTGGGATTGCAGATTTTTGTTGCATTAGGCTTAAGTTTTGGTGA
- the LOC121237100 gene encoding uncharacterized protein At4g17910 isoform X2, producing the protein MDSLPNSLNSSKRLKEEFVSNLTGSSILEVAAVLTNVSILILLRHSISSDRLIKDISLKRSDDENLSSKDWRAYITTLAADFLVIVLPTILFLTVLSDWTYIWTISMMTLLFFIWAAKGSCSHSPPFEPGVHSLKSMLSSYRFSVMIGTCLCIMAVDFRIFPRKYAKTETYGTSLMDLGVGSFVLVNSLVSRQARSVSSMSWKTAFQSTSPLIILGLVRLVSTASVDYQVHVSEYGVHWNFFFTLAAVSILTSIINVPPSYSGILGSLVLVGYQICLIYGLNLYLLSDKRGTNIISQNKEGIFSIFGYWGMYLLGVQLGNYLFFGNHSSAMLRSNNWARIRVWILMLLFWTTTVLLDRYVEGVSRRTCNLPYVTMVLALNLQANVLTGLVNLSVDTLSASSVAALFILVLYASVLTVVVGIADFCCIRLKFW; encoded by the exons ATGGATTCCCTCCCGAACTCCTTAAATTCCAGCAAACGCCTCAAAGAAga attcGTGAGCAATTTGACTGGATCTTCCATTCTCGAAGTCGCTGCGGTTCTAACAAATGTTTCT ATTCTGATTCTTCTGCGCCATTCTATTTCCTCCGATCGCCTTATTAAAG ACATATCATTGAAGAGAAGTGATGATGAAAATCTTAGTTCTAAGGACTGGAGGGCTTACATAACTACACTGGCCGCTGATTTTCTTGTCATTGTGCTCCCCACTATCTTATTTTTGACT GTTCTATCTGATTGGACATATATATGGACAATTTCGATGATGACGCTACTGTTTTTTATTTGGGCTGCCAAAGG ATCTTGTTCTCATTCTCCTCCTTTTGAGCCAGGGGTTCATTCTCTTAAGTCAATGCTTTCATCATACAGATTTTCTGTG ATGATTGGAACGTGCTTATGTATCATGGCTGTTGACTTCAGAATATTTCCTAGAAAGTATGCTAAGACGGAGACTTACGGTACTAGTTTG ATGGATCTCGGTGTTGGCTCTTTTGTACTGGTAAATTCATTAGTTTCACGACAAGCAAGGAGTGTCTCGTCTAT GAGTTGGAAGACTGCATTTCAATCTACTAGCCCATTAATCATTCTAGGACTTGTTCGTCTTGTTTCTACTGCCAGTGTGGACTATcag GTTCATGTGAGCGAATATGGTGTGCActggaatttcttttttacactGGCTGCTGTATCCATCCTTACATCCATCATCAATGTTCCCCCATCATATTCTGGAATTCTAGGTTCTTTAGTTCTAGTAG GGTACCAAATTTGCTTGATCTATGGGTTGAATTTGTATCTGCTCTCTGACAAGAGAGGAACAAATATTATCAGCCAAAACAAGGAGGGGATTTTCAGCATATTTG GATATTGGGGAATGTACCTTCTTGGAGTCCAGTTGGGTAACTATCTATTTTTTGGAAACCATTCATCTGCTATGTTGAGAAGCAATAATTGGGCAAGGATAAGAGTCTGGATTCTTATGCTTCTGTTTTG GACAACAACTGTGCTTCTTGACAGATACGTTGAAGGAGTTTCCCGCAGAACG TGCAACCTACCGTATGTTACTATGGTATTGGCTTTAAACCTACAG GCTAACGTGCTCACTGGGCTTGTGAACTTGTCTGTGGATACCCTGTCAGCATCATCAGTCGCAGccctttttattttggttttgtatGCTTCCGTTTTAACAGTTGTCGTTGGGATTGCAGATTTTTGTTGCATTAGGCTTAAGTTTTGGTGA
- the LOC121237101 gene encoding RING-H2 finger protein ATL29-like, with protein sequence MPMSPLHPPSYDDYTSSPPVTVLLTVILLIFFFLGFFSVYFCRCFIENMPNSWHIRRLPSRNFVYGDPSVINGLDPSLIQSFPTIVYSSVKDFRKEKYGLECAICLVEFEDDSLLRLLTVCYHVFHQECIDLWLESHKTCPVCRGNLDLQPPDSLEKSMQLVDHNAMHDVEHGNSTEYHSSSDQDAVRIDVKEEENDEGAESGEASSHENASKAQQNYDEDKRLERFSRSHSTGHSIVRRREDEEDRYTLRLPEHVKVELVIRGHNFAKSCTTFGEFCGHIKAAGNGGSGEILCRECSSSGGNIMNKV encoded by the coding sequence ATGCCAATGAGTCCCCTGCATCCACCATCATATGATGACTACACTTCCTCCCCTCCTGTAACTGTACTTCTCACAGTAATCCTcctgattttcttctttctgggGTTCTTCTCTGTATATTTCTGTAGGTGTTTCATCGAGAACATGCCTAACTCATGGCATATCCGTAGACTACCCTCCCGCAACTTTGTTTACGGCGATCCATCTGTCATCAATGGCCTCGACCCTTCTCTGATACAATCCTTCCCAACAATTGTATACTCGAGTGTCAAGGATTTCCGCAAGGAAAAATACGGTCTAGAATGTGCAATATGCTTGGTGGAATTCGAGGACGACAGTCTGCTTCGCCTTTTGACCGTCTGTTACCATGTTTTTCATCAAGAATGCATCGACCTCTGGCTCGAATCCCATAAAACGTGTCCGGTTTGTCGTGGAAACCTCGATTTGCAGCCGCCTGACTCGTTGGAAAAATCCATGCAGCTCGTCGATCATAACGCCATGCACGACGTTGAACATGGCAATAGTACCGAATATCATTCATCATCAGATCAAGATGCGGTACGCATTGAtgtaaaagaagaagagaatgatgAGGGCGCAGAATCTGGAGAAGCAAGTAGCCATGAAAATGCATCTAAGGCGCAGCAAAATTATGATGAAGATAAAAGATTGGAAAGATTTTCAAGGTCACACTCGACGGGGCATTCTATAGTTAGGAGaagagaagacgaagaagatAGGTATACACTGAGATTGCCAGAGCATGTAAAGGTAGAACTCGTGATCAGAGGACACAACTTCGCTAAAAGCTGTACGACGTTTGGTGAATTCTGCGGCCATATCAAGGCGGCCGGAAATGGAGGCTCCGGCGAGATACTGTGTCGGGAGTGCAGCTCATCCGGCGGAAACATCATGAACAAAGTATAA